The proteins below come from a single Streptococcus porcinus genomic window:
- a CDS encoding flavodoxin: protein MALAKIVYASMTGNTEEIADIVASKLQELGHDVEIDECTSVDASDFEDADMAIVATYTYGDGDLPDEIVDFYEDLQDLDLSGKIYGVVGSGDTFYDYFCKSVDEFEEQFALTGARKGADSVKVDLAAEEEDIEKLEFFAEKMSEAVEAI from the coding sequence ATGGCATTAGCAAAGATCGTTTATGCCAGCATGACAGGAAATACTGAAGAAATTGCTGATATCGTTGCAAGTAAATTGCAAGAACTTGGACATGACGTAGAGATTGACGAATGTACCTCAGTAGATGCTTCAGATTTTGAAGATGCTGATATGGCAATTGTTGCAACTTATACTTATGGCGATGGTGACTTACCTGATGAGATTGTAGACTTCTATGAAGATTTACAAGATTTAGACTTGTCTGGGAAAATCTATGGTGTTGTTGGTTCTGGTGATACCTTCTATGATTATTTCTGTAAATCAGTAGATGAATTTGAAGAACAATTTGCTCTAACCGGTGCAAGAAAAGGAGCTGATTCTGTTAAAGTTGATTTAGCAGCTGAAGAAGAAGATATTGAGAAGCTGGAATTTTTTGCTGAAAAAATGTCAGAAGCCGTAGAAGCTATCTAG